A DNA window from Candidatus Neomarinimicrobiota bacterium contains the following coding sequences:
- the cdd gene encoding cytidine deaminase produces the protein METIVKAAIEVRKYAHAPYSNYTVGAAVETDEGKIVTGCNVESSSYGLTICAERAAICSAVAKGYKNFKRLAISSKGSGGPCGACRQFIWDLCGDVPIIIIGDDGSTEELQSGNLLPRAFDDSSLTKGNSD, from the coding sequence ATGGAGACCATTGTTAAAGCTGCCATCGAAGTGCGAAAATACGCCCACGCCCCTTATTCAAACTATACCGTCGGGGCAGCAGTTGAGACAGATGAAGGTAAAATTGTAACAGGTTGTAACGTTGAATCAAGCAGCTACGGCTTGACCATATGTGCCGAAAGAGCGGCGATATGTTCAGCCGTGGCTAAAGGTTACAAAAATTTCAAACGCCTCGCTATATCTTCCAAAGGGAGTGGTGGTCCTTGCGGTGCCTGCCGCCAGTTTATATGGGATCTTTGCGGTGATGTTCCCATCATCATCATAGGAGACGACGGCTCAACGGAAGAACTTCAAAGTGGGAACTTACTTCCCAGAGCTTTTGATGACAGCTCACTCACCAAAGGCAATTCAGACTAA
- a CDS encoding transcriptional repressor, with the protein MRYSRQRETILQTVKVMDLHPSADDVYSRVRKRMPQISLGTIYRNLNQLVGMGELSCVQDGKMVRYDCETGRHQHFRCDVCGILQNVDVSNREIIDLLTKNSGLKIIDISLELTGTCEDCICKSQ; encoded by the coding sequence ATGAGATACAGCAGACAACGAGAAACCATTCTGCAAACGGTTAAAGTAATGGATCTTCATCCTTCTGCTGATGATGTTTACAGTCGAGTGCGGAAGCGGATGCCTCAGATTAGTTTGGGGACGATCTATCGCAACTTGAATCAACTTGTGGGAATGGGGGAACTGAGTTGTGTGCAGGATGGAAAGATGGTTCGTTACGATTGTGAGACAGGCCGACATCAACACTTCCGTTGTGATGTTTGCGGTATTCTACAGAATGTGGATGTTTCAAACCGAGAAATTATTGATCTTCTAACAAAAAATTCTGGGTTGAAGATCATTGATATTTCTTTGGAGCTCACAGGGACATGCGAAGATTGCATTTGTAAGTCACAATAA
- a CDS encoding aquaporin: protein MNDLGKKSLAELIGTFLLTFIGGAAIINGQAGLIGIALAHGLTVAIVISAFGHISGGHINPAVTFGFLVTRKIDVKEGGFYIVSQLVGAVLAAFALKQFVPGAMNASLGGQSVAPSVDMAAAVGIEFLLTFFLVAAIFGTAVDGRGTFKSIAGFGIGLVVTVDILAGGPLTGASMNPARSFGPALVSGQWGDQLVYWIGPLFGGAAAALLYDTIFMDKSEG from the coding sequence ATGAATGATTTAGGCAAAAAGAGTTTGGCAGAATTAATCGGGACTTTTCTTCTCACATTTATTGGTGGAGCAGCCATCATCAATGGACAGGCCGGACTCATCGGTATAGCACTTGCCCACGGTCTGACGGTAGCTATTGTTATCTCGGCGTTTGGGCACATCTCAGGTGGTCATATCAATCCAGCTGTTACTTTCGGTTTTTTGGTGACTCGCAAGATTGATGTAAAAGAAGGGGGCTTCTATATTGTTTCCCAACTGGTGGGAGCGGTCTTGGCGGCATTTGCACTGAAACAGTTTGTCCCAGGTGCAATGAATGCATCTTTGGGAGGCCAGTCTGTTGCTCCAAGTGTGGATATGGCGGCGGCGGTGGGGATCGAATTCCTACTCACATTTTTTCTTGTTGCCGCCATTTTCGGGACAGCTGTGGATGGGCGAGGTACTTTTAAGTCAATCGCTGGTTTCGGAATAGGATTGGTGGTAACTGTAGATATTCTTGCTGGAGGTCCCCTTACTGGCGCTTCAATGAACCCGGCCAGATCCTTTGGCCCCGCTTTGGTGAGTGGCCAATGGGGTGATCAGCTAGTTTATTGGATAGGGCCGCTTTTTGGAGGTGCGGCAGCGGCGTTACTCTATGACACGATTTTTATGGATAAGTCAGAAGGATAG
- a CDS encoding rhomboid family intramembrane serine protease yields the protein MFFPYRADNPRVLIPYVTYALVAINVAVFFLQMVAPRELTTVFAIIPKMATVDFGHFTLTLLTSMFLHGSITHLGGNMLYLWIFADNVEGILGHVKFTIFYLASGLAAGIVQTLVDPISIIPIVGASGAIAGVLAAYMILFPHAKVHTFLFLFFYFTSIRIPAFYVLGFWFLMQLTNGLSAFGVDTTGGVAWFAHIGGFLAGLGLIQVLRRIRIKSI from the coding sequence ATGTTCTTCCCATACCGCGCTGACAATCCCAGGGTCCTCATCCCTTATGTCACTTACGCTCTGGTGGCCATCAATGTGGCTGTGTTTTTTCTGCAGATGGTGGCACCGAGGGAATTAACCACTGTCTTTGCCATTATTCCAAAGATGGCGACTGTCGATTTTGGTCACTTCACCCTGACGCTTCTCACTTCCATGTTTCTTCACGGAAGTATCACTCACCTAGGAGGTAACATGCTCTACCTCTGGATATTCGCCGACAATGTGGAAGGAATCCTGGGTCACGTGAAATTTACCATCTTCTATCTTGCATCTGGTCTTGCAGCTGGCATAGTGCAGACCCTTGTGGACCCCATCTCTATCATCCCCATTGTTGGTGCCAGCGGCGCCATTGCAGGTGTCCTCGCCGCCTATATGATTCTTTTCCCCCACGCAAAAGTCCACACATTCCTTTTTCTCTTTTTCTACTTTACGTCAATCAGGATTCCAGCGTTCTATGTTTTGGGTTTCTGGTTTCTCATGCAACTCACCAACGGCTTGTCAGCCTTTGGGGTGGATACTACCGGTGGTGTGGCGTGGTTCGCTCACATCGGCGGCTTCCTGGCGGGACTTGGACTGATTCAGGTATTGCGAAGAATAAGGATCAAATCAATCTGA
- a CDS encoding ZIP family metal transporter, translated as MVGWFSSLEPVMQAFLATIFTWGMTALGASAVFFFKTVSRKILDTMLGFAGGVMIAASYWSLLQPAIEMSESMGVPSWLPPAVGFMLGGVVLFIMDKILPHLHIGYPKDTAEGVETAWHRTTLLVLAITLHNAPEGLAVGVAFGALGADLPSATLVGAIALAIGIGIQNFPEGFAVAMPLRRMGVSRFKSFWYGQLSAVVEPVAAVIGAVIVISAQAILPYALAFAAGAMIFVVVEEVIPESQYAGNTDLATIGAMLGFTIMMTLDVGLG; from the coding sequence ATGGTCGGATGGTTTAGTTCTCTCGAACCTGTTATGCAGGCATTCCTTGCCACCATCTTCACGTGGGGCATGACGGCATTGGGCGCTTCGGCCGTTTTTTTCTTTAAGACGGTGAGCCGGAAAATACTGGATACCATGCTCGGCTTCGCTGGTGGCGTCATGATTGCCGCAAGTTACTGGTCACTTCTTCAGCCGGCAATTGAGATGTCCGAGAGTATGGGCGTGCCGTCGTGGCTCCCGCCGGCAGTAGGATTTATGCTGGGCGGTGTGGTGCTATTTATCATGGATAAGATCCTGCCTCACCTTCACATCGGTTATCCAAAAGATACAGCTGAAGGAGTGGAGACCGCGTGGCACAGAACTACCCTACTGGTGCTGGCCATTACACTCCACAACGCACCGGAGGGGTTGGCTGTAGGCGTCGCCTTTGGAGCCTTGGGTGCCGACCTGCCCTCGGCAACACTTGTGGGCGCCATAGCACTTGCTATTGGTATTGGTATCCAAAACTTCCCCGAAGGCTTTGCAGTTGCCATGCCTCTGAGGCGTATGGGTGTTTCGCGATTTAAAAGTTTCTGGTATGGTCAGCTTTCAGCAGTAGTGGAACCGGTTGCTGCTGTGATCGGTGCGGTTATTGTCATTTCTGCACAGGCAATTTTGCCCTACGCGTTGGCCTTCGCTGCCGGTGCCATGATCTTTGTGGTGGTGGAGGAAGTGATCCCCGAATCTCAGTATGCAGGGAATACAGATTTGGCCACCATCGGCGCCATGCTTGGATTTACTATCATGATGACCCTTGATGTGGGACTGGGATAG
- a CDS encoding M23 family metallopeptidase produces MSKLTFQHYQPVKLYTLILASAFPLINTLTAQDYVWPVKLGRVVSSNFADPRPRRFHAGLDISTQGTKGHEVVAIDNGYVERIRVSSDGYGRVLYQKLSDNKTVVYAHLDGFTELIDAIVRVEQGRNRSYEIDKYFRANEMLVNKGDFIGYSGDSGGAFGPHLHFEVRDTLNRPINPFTNGFGMDDRHRPKPDRLAFIPLSIDAVINGGTLPQIFPLHKKSAALYELPDTIHVFNTVGLALSAIDEITGFNIKYNITGCALFVDDVEQFRLEFDHYSFTKNHLTEMTVDNSLRRLNDGNFYRLFTMSSEAKSDFVKGNGHGRLTLSPGYHTISLRLFDHARNVSLIQGTLYFAPPTRVRAEILSETTSTITIAIRPDGSPFPITDFVCYAFNAKGYPEVKVDALSKERADRALLVELPKKLTKNRILQFIGINSLGGVSEAYHLPFVAEEADHMTTSFQLSVSHLEKSVILEVAARGYFQQTANLSLKGSKLVNLPLKQVRPGVFHSSPLKPQDLAGKEEATFTISSSAVREMRFHLNPELSTGAETVTAFSGDGKCFLKTMEHTFYDTTAFWIEVVENPVPLETGRFTSRVYQLQPFDRALKDSATVKILLKKSESAEKKGVFYYDQKEGWTYLPSKFSIVDRLFSAPLYSFEAVAVVEDTVPPRIHDFSPGPNANYSSKDFTTISGKVEDDLAGIGRDKDIQMILDGESLYFEYHPIKKEVRYRLNGLLDAGQYQLVITATDQVGNRATKEITFSVN; encoded by the coding sequence TTGTCTAAATTGACCTTTCAACACTATCAGCCTGTGAAACTCTACACCCTTATTCTTGCATCGGCTTTTCCTCTGATAAATACCCTTACGGCCCAGGATTACGTCTGGCCGGTGAAACTGGGAAGGGTTGTCTCCTCTAATTTCGCTGATCCGAGGCCCAGACGTTTCCATGCCGGTCTCGACATATCTACCCAAGGGACAAAAGGACATGAGGTGGTGGCCATAGACAATGGCTATGTGGAACGAATAAGGGTCTCGTCTGACGGATACGGGCGGGTTCTTTACCAGAAACTGAGCGATAACAAGACGGTGGTCTATGCCCATCTAGACGGATTCACAGAGTTAATTGATGCAATCGTCCGTGTAGAGCAGGGCCGTAACCGGTCATACGAAATAGATAAATATTTCCGTGCCAACGAGATGCTTGTGAACAAGGGTGATTTCATCGGCTATTCAGGTGATTCGGGCGGCGCCTTCGGTCCTCATCTCCATTTTGAAGTGCGAGATACTCTCAACCGCCCAATCAACCCATTTACAAACGGCTTTGGTATGGATGACAGGCACAGGCCCAAACCGGATAGGCTCGCCTTCATTCCCCTCAGTATCGATGCAGTAATTAACGGCGGAACTCTGCCTCAAATCTTCCCTCTTCACAAGAAGAGCGCCGCACTGTATGAATTACCTGACACAATTCATGTATTCAACACTGTGGGGTTGGCGCTGTCTGCCATCGACGAGATCACAGGTTTTAACATCAAATACAACATCACCGGATGTGCCCTCTTTGTGGATGATGTTGAACAGTTCCGCCTTGAGTTTGACCATTACTCTTTCACAAAAAACCATCTCACGGAAATGACTGTAGATAACTCACTTCGGAGACTGAATGACGGCAATTTTTACCGCCTTTTCACCATGAGTAGTGAGGCTAAGTCAGATTTTGTAAAAGGGAATGGTCATGGAAGACTCACTCTTTCTCCAGGGTACCACACCATCTCACTGCGTCTATTTGATCATGCCCGGAATGTGTCACTTATTCAAGGGACTCTCTACTTCGCACCGCCAACCCGTGTGAGAGCTGAGATCCTTTCCGAGACAACTTCCACCATCACCATAGCTATACGTCCTGATGGAAGTCCTTTCCCCATCACCGATTTTGTCTGCTACGCTTTTAACGCTAAAGGGTATCCTGAAGTAAAAGTAGACGCTCTTTCGAAAGAAAGAGCAGACCGTGCACTCTTGGTTGAACTGCCCAAGAAGCTTACGAAAAACAGGATCCTTCAATTCATCGGAATTAACAGTTTGGGAGGAGTCAGTGAAGCATATCATCTTCCCTTTGTTGCTGAGGAGGCGGACCACATGACCACTTCCTTCCAGCTGTCTGTCTCCCACCTGGAAAAATCGGTGATTCTCGAAGTTGCGGCCCGGGGCTATTTCCAACAGACAGCAAACCTCTCTCTCAAAGGAAGCAAACTGGTTAACCTACCTTTGAAACAGGTGCGGCCCGGTGTTTTTCACTCCTCTCCGCTCAAGCCTCAGGATTTGGCGGGGAAGGAAGAAGCAACTTTTACTATCTCCAGTTCGGCTGTGCGGGAGATGAGGTTCCACCTCAACCCGGAACTTTCTACCGGTGCGGAGACAGTCACTGCTTTTTCCGGTGATGGGAAATGCTTTCTCAAAACCATGGAACACACCTTTTACGACACCACCGCTTTTTGGATCGAAGTTGTTGAAAATCCTGTACCCCTGGAAACAGGACGTTTTACGAGCCGGGTCTATCAGCTCCAGCCTTTTGACAGAGCGCTGAAAGACAGTGCCACAGTGAAAATTCTGCTGAAAAAATCTGAGTCTGCTGAAAAAAAGGGGGTTTTCTATTACGATCAAAAAGAGGGGTGGACTTACTTACCATCGAAGTTTTCCATAGTGGACCGATTATTTTCAGCGCCACTTTACAGTTTTGAAGCAGTGGCCGTAGTTGAAGATACCGTACCTCCCCGCATTCACGATTTCTCCCCGGGACCAAATGCCAACTATTCCAGCAAGGACTTCACCACAATTTCGGGAAAGGTTGAAGATGACTTGGCAGGCATCGGACGGGATAAGGATATACAGATGATCCTTGATGGAGAAAGTCTCTATTTCGAGTACCATCCCATAAAAAAAGAGGTTCGCTATCGATTAAACGGTCTCCTCGATGCGGGCCAGTATCAGCTGGTGATCACTGCCACCGATCAGGTAGGAAACAGGGCCACAAAAGAAATCACATTTTCAGTAAATTAG
- a CDS encoding thiol oxidoreductase has product MNRLSIIGLIFLVLFFSGCGRFFPEETEADLILDGPIVELTLAQKATFAAGDEAFGDIFSPKTGLGPVFNMPSCASCHVGDGKGHPATNLTRFGRRLGDGSFDYMEDYGGPQLQDRSIPGYPAEVLPSAATGVSVRSAPIVAGIGFLEAVPDSTLLSLADPDDSDGDGISGRVNYVTPPEFFSPKPHHLPNGMKFLGRFGRKATTIDLLHQTAGAYIDDMGITSDFFTTDLHNPAAGQFSGDGVADPEVGSATVSNVVFYLRTLKPPAPRHEDDSDVLAGKALFSEIGCVDCHIVELRTGDSDIEVLSNKKFYPYTDMLLHDMGDELADNYPEGSATGSEWRTTPLWGLGLIKETLGGVPYYLHDGRNSDLREVIRLHGGEGAHSRANFQELAEEAQVQIIRFLESL; this is encoded by the coding sequence ATGAACCGGCTTTCCATCATCGGTCTCATATTTCTTGTGCTTTTTTTCTCCGGGTGCGGCCGTTTTTTCCCAGAGGAAACTGAAGCCGATCTCATCTTAGACGGTCCAATAGTAGAGCTCACACTAGCGCAGAAGGCGACGTTCGCCGCCGGCGATGAGGCGTTTGGTGACATATTTTCACCAAAGACGGGGCTCGGCCCTGTGTTTAACATGCCTTCTTGCGCCAGCTGTCACGTCGGTGACGGAAAGGGGCATCCGGCTACAAACCTCACAAGATTCGGAAGAAGGCTAGGTGACGGCTCATTCGATTATATGGAGGATTACGGTGGGCCACAGCTTCAGGACAGATCCATCCCCGGTTATCCGGCGGAGGTGCTTCCTTCGGCGGCCACAGGTGTATCCGTCCGGAGCGCGCCTATCGTTGCAGGAATAGGATTTCTCGAGGCGGTTCCCGACTCCACGCTACTGTCGCTGGCCGATCCCGATGATTCTGATGGGGATGGGATCAGTGGGCGTGTCAATTATGTCACACCACCGGAGTTCTTCTCACCGAAACCGCACCATCTGCCCAACGGCATGAAGTTTTTGGGCAGATTTGGTCGAAAGGCTACCACCATCGATCTGCTTCATCAAACGGCCGGGGCGTATATTGATGATATGGGGATCACTTCGGATTTTTTCACTACCGATCTCCATAACCCCGCCGCTGGCCAGTTCAGTGGTGACGGTGTGGCCGATCCGGAAGTGGGATCGGCAACGGTGTCTAACGTCGTGTTTTATCTTCGAACACTCAAACCGCCGGCGCCCCGCCATGAGGACGATTCAGACGTCTTGGCCGGAAAGGCACTTTTCTCCGAAATTGGTTGCGTGGATTGTCACATTGTTGAGTTGAGGACTGGCGATTCCGACATTGAAGTGTTGTCTAACAAAAAGTTTTATCCGTACACAGATATGCTCCTTCACGATATGGGAGATGAGCTCGCAGACAACTATCCTGAGGGGAGTGCAACGGGATCGGAATGGAGGACCACGCCACTCTGGGGCCTTGGTCTCATTAAGGAGACCCTCGGTGGTGTTCCCTATTACCTCCATGATGGGCGAAACTCGGATCTGAGAGAGGTGATCCGCCTGCATGGTGGCGAAGGTGCCCATAGCAGGGCGAATTTTCAGGAGCTTGCTGAAGAGGCGCAGGTGCAGATCATTAGATTTCTGGAGTCGCTCTGA
- a CDS encoding uridine kinase, producing MSKSVLIGIGGGTGSGKTAVSENILNGFDEDEIGIIAQDAYYKDLSDKPSKERAKTNFDHPEAIDFDLLTEHLKNLVNGEPVEIPVYDFSTHTRARETNRLDPRPTIVLEGIMVLTNERLRELMDIKIYVETDADVRFIRRLQRDIKERDRTVEDVIEQYMNTVRPMHEEFVEITKKYADIILPKGGRNAVAVDLIQTKIQALLKEKMPNN from the coding sequence ATGAGTAAGAGTGTCCTCATAGGCATTGGTGGCGGTACTGGTTCAGGTAAAACGGCTGTCTCAGAGAATATCCTGAATGGCTTTGACGAAGATGAAATTGGCATCATTGCTCAGGACGCCTATTACAAGGATTTGAGTGATAAGCCATCTAAAGAACGTGCCAAAACCAATTTTGACCACCCGGAAGCCATCGATTTTGACCTTCTGACGGAACATCTGAAAAACCTGGTTAACGGTGAACCGGTTGAAATTCCCGTCTATGATTTTTCCACTCATACAAGGGCCAGGGAGACAAATCGGCTGGATCCCCGCCCTACCATCGTACTGGAAGGGATCATGGTACTTACCAATGAGCGTCTCCGGGAGCTGATGGATATCAAAATTTATGTGGAGACAGACGCAGACGTCAGGTTCATCCGGAGGCTTCAGCGGGACATCAAAGAACGAGACCGAACTGTGGAAGACGTCATTGAACAATACATGAATACGGTTCGCCCCATGCATGAAGAATTTGTGGAAATAACCAAGAAATATGCAGATATTATATTACCCAAAGGGGGCCGTAATGCTGTGGCTGTGGATCTTATCCAAACAAAAATCCAAGCACTGTTGAAGGAGAAGATGCCGAACAACTGA
- a CDS encoding arsenate reductase ArsC, with product MKKVLFLCTGNACRSQMAEGILRDMVGDRFQVFSAGTHPMRVHPAGIKVMAEWGIDISLHTSDLVDDYLGAGMDIVITVCDNANQLCPTFPGDVERIHWSIVDPFVNWSDEDYLLEPYRQTRDSLRARIEEFLVDRN from the coding sequence ATGAAGAAGGTGCTATTTCTTTGTACGGGGAATGCTTGTCGTTCCCAAATGGCGGAAGGGATTCTGAGAGATATGGTCGGTGACCGGTTTCAAGTTTTCAGCGCCGGTACTCACCCCATGCGGGTTCACCCTGCCGGCATAAAAGTGATGGCGGAATGGGGCATCGATATTTCACTTCACACCTCTGACCTTGTGGATGATTATCTAGGCGCCGGAATGGATATTGTCATCACCGTTTGTGATAATGCAAATCAACTGTGCCCTACTTTCCCAGGAGACGTAGAACGCATTCACTGGTCGATAGTTGATCCGTTCGTGAACTGGTCCGATGAGGATTATCTGCTGGAGCCGTACCGTCAGACCCGGGATTCGCTGCGGGCCCGGATTGAAGAATTCCTGGTTGACAGAAATTGA